A window of Longimicrobiaceae bacterium contains these coding sequences:
- the fbp gene encoding class 1 fructose-bisphosphatase produces the protein MAKSVVTIERHIIEAERQFPEATGAFSSILYDIAFAAKMIAREVRRAGLNDILGLTGEVNVQGEEVRKLDEFANEVIFKALDHTGHLCGMASEEEEDFIPIPDRFPTGKYCVLYDPLDGSSNIDANVSVGTIFSIHRKVSDHERGCMEDCLQPGTRQVAAGYVVYGSSTMLVYTTGNGVHGFTLEPSIGEFLLSHPNMRIPTPGQRIYSVNEGNYPVWSPEQRRLVDHFKRADGEGGKPFSSRYIGSLVADFHRNLLYGGIFMYPADAKCPQGKLRLLYEAAPLAMICEQAGGRASDGTRRVMEVQPTALHERTPLYIGTAEFVETAERYLAGEGIAAAVA, from the coding sequence CGAGGCGACCGGGGCGTTCAGCAGCATCCTCTACGACATCGCCTTCGCCGCGAAGATGATCGCGCGCGAGGTGCGCCGCGCCGGGCTGAACGACATCCTGGGCCTGACCGGCGAGGTGAACGTGCAGGGCGAGGAGGTCCGGAAGCTGGACGAGTTCGCCAACGAAGTGATCTTCAAGGCGCTCGACCACACCGGCCACCTGTGCGGGATGGCCTCGGAGGAGGAGGAGGACTTCATCCCCATCCCGGACCGGTTCCCCACCGGGAAGTACTGCGTGCTGTACGACCCGCTCGACGGGTCCTCCAACATCGACGCCAACGTCTCCGTGGGCACCATCTTCTCCATCCACCGCAAGGTCTCCGACCACGAGCGCGGCTGCATGGAGGACTGCCTGCAGCCCGGGACGCGCCAGGTGGCGGCGGGGTACGTGGTCTACGGATCGTCCACCATGCTGGTGTACACCACCGGGAACGGCGTCCACGGCTTCACGCTGGAGCCCTCCATCGGCGAGTTCCTCCTCTCGCACCCCAACATGCGCATCCCCACGCCGGGCCAGCGCATCTACTCGGTCAACGAGGGGAACTACCCGGTGTGGTCCCCCGAGCAGCGCCGCCTGGTGGACCACTTCAAGAGGGCCGACGGCGAGGGCGGGAAGCCGTTCAGCTCGCGCTACATCGGCTCCCTGGTGGCCGACTTCCACCGCAACCTGCTGTACGGCGGGATCTTCATGTACCCCGCGGACGCCAAGTGCCCGCAGGGCAAGCTTCGCCTGCTGTACGAGGCCGCCCCGCTGGCGATGATCTGCGAGCAGGCGGGCGGGCGCGCCTCCGACGGCACCCGCCGCGTCATGGAGGTCCAGCCGACGGCGCTTCACGAGCGGACGCCGCTGTACATCGGCACCGCGGAGTTCGTGGAGACGGCGGAGCGCTACCTTGCCGGCGAGGGGATCGCCGCGGCGGTGGCCTGA
- a CDS encoding DUF3006 domain-containing protein, with product MPDPERRLVVDRFEGDLAVAADEAGRFLDLPAWLLPAGTREGDVVTVRREGEGEAARVELQVDRAAAEAAREEAAGLLARLRRGGPA from the coding sequence GTGCCGGACCCGGAGCGCCGCCTCGTCGTGGACCGCTTCGAGGGCGACCTCGCGGTGGCCGCGGACGAAGCGGGGCGCTTCCTGGACCTCCCGGCCTGGCTCCTCCCGGCGGGGACCCGGGAGGGGGACGTGGTGACCGTCCGCAGGGAAGGAGAGGGCGAGGCGGCGCGGGTGGAGCTGCAGGTCGACCGCGCTGCCGCGGAGGCGGCGCGCGAGGAAGCCGCCGGCCTTCTCGCCCGCCTCCGGCGGGGCGGCCCGGCATAG